The nucleotide sequence CTTGAAGCACTTGAAAGGCCATTTTAAAGTTCAGGTTACAAGTTGCCTTACAAAAAGCAGGACTGCTTcagaggaaacagagttacagagGAAGGTTGGTAGGAAGAAATGATTAGTTTGGAGGAAAAAACCTGTTCTCTTTTAGAACCGATTTGTATGTTTGTAGTTTGGggcattttatgtgtatatagtGTCGTTTGTTCATAGGGAATCATTCCTGATGATGTTGTATGGATATGTACACTGTAACATAGTTATTACTTTTAACAGTTTCAttcagatataattcacataccatacattCCGTTCACTTAAATGTACAATCCTTTTTATGATACATAGGAGtacaatgttatatataatatgggACCCTATGATATACCTTTTAAAGCTCAGTCTCTTGGTGGTAGAgtttaaagaaaagtttaaagtACAAGAAAAATTATAGGGCTCAAGTAATTATTTTAGCTTTCAAAAAGTCTAATAAACCTCCACAGtagctttgtttttgctttaaggAAGCAAACACTTTTGCTTTAAGGAAGGAAGTTAGAGATGTTTGCCTCTCCAGAAGTTTAAATGCAATTATAAAATTTCTATCACCTTCAGTGGTGTGGACAGTGTTATTTTCATGTTGTTAAAACACGGAGTGAAACTGTTTGAAGTTCTGAAGCATAACTTCACAAATTTTCCAGTATAGCCATGGTATATAGcaaaaattttacagtttgtttCCTTTTATGACTTTTGGTTATACACATGGAAGTCATTCTCATGGTTATAGTTTTCACTGTCGGTGGTGATCATTAGGGTTTTAGTAGGTGATAATCAATCATGTCCTTTTCCTTGATTTATTCAGCaacaaatgagaaataaaatgcaggagtcagacagaaatgaaaatatcagCTTTATTGCTGATAAAATGGATTGTAAAGCAAGGCTTAGGTATATAGCTGTAAAGGCTTCCTTGGATCATTGATTAGGTTCGGTGCCAGTACTGGAAAATTCAAAATAACAGTGGCATCAATGATGGAAAGACTGTTTCGCACCTAAAAGTCCAGAGGGGTCAGATCAAGACTGGTACAGAGCATTGCCCAATATACCATCCCCAGACTCCTTTcagtgttgctgctttgctgtgtgtggtttccttttcatttagggGACTAGGATGCATGCTCCAGCTCCAGTTATCATGTATACCTTACagccaagaagaaaaaagaggtaGGTAAGGGAAGGATGTCTCAATTTAAGGACACATTTTCCCTCATATTCCACTAACTGCAACATAGTCCCTTAGACACATCCAACTAGGAAAAATGAGTACAGTaacatatgaatgagttctgttccaAAAGTtagtaagtccaatttgttcattaagtccaacaaagttagcctaggtacccaactaacacgggcttcccgggtggtggtagtgataaagaatccatctgccaatccaagagacacaggagagtcaggttcgatccctaggtcaggaagatcccctggaggaggaaaaggcaacccactccagaattcttgcctggaaaattccatggacagaggaaggagcctggtgggctatagtccatggggtcacaaagagttggacataactgagcacacacccaacTAAAACAATTGACTATAAAGTACTGTACTGTggtaggtttataatacttttcacacaaatacataaaaaacaaacatacacacaaaataaaacatttttaattttacagtacagtaccttgagaAGTACATTAGTGCAGTACaatagctggcatacaggggctggcactgAGTGCATAGGCCAGGAGAGTTACTGACTAAAGGAGGTGAGTGATGGTAGAGCTGAAGcttcatcagcaataggagatggagggcaagctgcaactTCACTCACACCTGATGTTGATGGAATGCATGTTTGCATCTTTGACAGTTTGGAACTTGAAGGTTTGCATGTCGAGTACTTACTATGTTCTCGATAGTCACATACCCAGCTAAAAACTGAGAATTCTGATAGGAAGGGAGAGAGTGTTGCTGGACAATCTGTAGTCTGTGCCACATTCCCAAATTAAACTTACGCAGCCAGGCAACCACTGGCCTCCCGTAGAGGAAGGGGTGAGTAAGCTGCTTACTGGAGAGTAGGGACCAACCTTGAGGGTAAGTTGCTTATAAGGGAACCCAGGAAGGGCTGAGTCAACAAGCTTGGTTCCTTCTCATTCTCTTCCACTGCGAGGCCAGACACATTTCTCCTATGCTCTTCCTTCCTCACTCGTGTCTGGCTTTTCTGTGGGGCAGTACAGGGAGCTGTCATAGGGCAGGAACGCAGCACATGATCTGGCACCACAATAACAAGGTTTCCTTAATTTCCCATTATCTAACCTTTCTTTGTCTTCACTATGCATTAGATTAAGAAATCTTCCTGAGTAGTCATAAGAGAGTTCTTCTTCTGGCAGAATGTCTCTGGCTGCAAAAAGTGCCAACTTTGGTACCATCGAGTCTATTCGGACAGGAATCATCAACAGGTTTGGCTCACAAGAATGGTTAAGGAATCTTCCAATATTTCCTATAGAGGCAGGATCCACAAATGTTTCCATTACCTGCCCATTATAGACATGCTCCCTGATGGCTATAATGTAATTCGAATCATGTATTGTTTGTAACTGAACTCTTCTCTGCACTTCAGAGATTCCTAACACCTCACCGGCATATTCACAGACAAACCGTCCTTTTGGTATGAAGTCCAGGGTACGAAGTCCCCAGCCTTTGTGATCCGTCTTGAACACCTGGAGGTGGAACTGCAGACCCCACTGGACCACTCTGTTCCTGCAGCGCTCGCTGCACTGGCACAGGACATTGCACTCGAAAACTGGCTCAGTGCACTTTGCTTCGGATCCTATATCTCTGAGGCATGAACGATCATCATAGTTATTCTCATGACGGAGACAGGAACAAGTACCAGGGAGGCAGGGAGTTTTGAGACAAGCACATCCAGGAAAGGTTATTTGAGAGGGATCTGCATCTGCTCCAGGCCCAGCTACATGATCAGGAGTATACTgcaaaaagcagaaacactgTAAGTCAGCATGGTACGTCATATATCTCATCTGTATTTCAAGCAGCTCTTGCTGAGACACTTCCCGATTccaacaaacagaacaaaaatgacaaaatatattaaatattgtcTGAAAAcatctccaatttaaaaaaaaacaaggttatttcttagacttaaaaTTCGGTGGTTTCCTTTTAGGTATTGGAATAACACTaggaaaaaattatgtattttccctggtggctcagatggtaaagcgtctgcccgcaatgcaggagacctgggttcaatccctgggccaggaagatcccctggagaaggaaatggcaacccactccagtactcttgcctagaaaattcaatggatggaggagcctggtgggctacagtccatggggttgcaaagagtcagacatgactgaatgacttcactttctttcttatcaGATATTGGAAATTTTGTAATCCATTTTGTTTCCCTCTTGGCTTTAAGTGTCAGGAAAATTGGTGCTGAATTTAGTTTTTGAAAACAGCTAAgtattttctctttggtttttgATCTCTTTTACATTTATCTGataatatacatgtacatatatatttttattgtgagCTACCTGAGATCTTTAGGATAAGAAAGTCATAAATGATAAATCAATGACCTTTCGCAGAGTCTTCCAttgattttttgaaagaatttttaaaatgtgaagattACTTAAACTCATATACTCTTTCATCTGTTTAAAAACACTGTTACCTTGTAGTTCTACTTGAGTCTTCACAATGTTCAAAGCAGAAATTTGGCAAAAAACTTGCAGACAGAATTTGAAAACTGGTTATATAATAGCAATAGATACTGAAATTTATTGTAGatatattgtatacatatatacacaatagaaatCTTGTTCATATTAAGTGTGAAAGGGataaaacaaaaaagtttctTGGTCTTTTAAATGTATCTGTCTTTTCAAAATGTCACATTTATAAGATGTTACGAAAAATAAGTCCTAACTTTAAAATTTCTGTGTGAAGCCTTACCTCCAGTTATTTCCTCACTGGCAGAATGAAGCATGTTCTCAAACCCTGAAGATCAAAGTTTCTCTGGTAAGCCCAGcgtatttctttatatatagaGTAATTCATTGACTTATACTTGTTTTGTTTCAAAAAGGAACTTTTTAATGAGACTTAGAAAGAAGTAAGATAAACAAACAACAGATAAGGAAAGTAAGGTGAAGTGAAAAATAAGTCAAGCGAGCTTAGGTACCTAAGTGTGCAGCAGAAGTAGACTGGACATCCGGCTGTGCGCCAGGATAGTTAAAGAGGGAAATGTGGTTAGATGTATGGCTTGTACTGTCCTAAGGAACAGTCTTACTGTTCAGAAGCATTGACTTTTTCCAGTATGGAGACGGGAGAGAAATGTCACCAATGAGTCTGTCAAATTGTTCTTTTCTAGGAAGCAGTTTCATGGACTGCTTTTCATCTCCTTCATTCTGACCCTCAGGAAAGGCTGTTGGCATGCTGCCACAGCCTGTCAGCAAGAGACCAGTTGAATAGCCTGTAGTAATTCAGGGATTGATTTTAGTGCATCCAGAGGAACATTTGAACAACCTAGCTTGCAGTCAGTTTTCTATTAATACTGTGTCAATACTTTCAGAAAAAGTATTGAACAGCATGTAGTTACACTCCCTGTGGAGGCCTCGGAGGAGCTATGCAGTTAGGTGCAGaatcctatattttaaaaaacgcTGAGCTGGGGTGAAGGATTGACATCCTCCTGTGAAAGAATGGTGAGTAGGTGTACCTGCGGGGGAAGGCCAATACTGCTTAAAAAGTGATTTGTGGGTGGAGAGCGGAAATAGCTTCTCTTGTTTGTGTGGGTTCTTACAGCTTTAGCTTGGCAGAGGTGTCCTAAAAGGATAAAGGATGGCTTAGAAAAACATACCCTATCAATCAGATTCAGTGACTACTGTCTTATACAGAATCTACTTCCAGATTTTAAGAGTCAACTTTGAAATGGTTACTGAGGCATTTTAAGAAGTGCTTGTAAAATGAAGACTTTACTATCACTTTGTTAAACTGTTCACGAAGAATTCTTTTCAATTGATGAGTTTTTAAAggtacatatgggcttccctggtgtctgagacagtaaagaatctgcctgtaatgcaggagaccagggtttcatccctgggtcaggaaaatcccctggagaagggaatggctacccactccagtatttttacctggagaatctcatggacagaggagccatggggtcgcaaagagtcagacacgactgagcaactaacactttcacttttcattaaaggtgcatataattttaatgtattatagAAATCACTAAACTCAGGCGATTTTCTTTTTTGACACAGATGTATGTGTTGtatgtgcttagtccctcagtcatatctgactctctgtgacgccatggactgtagcctgccaggctccttggtccatgggatttcccaggcaagaatactggagtgggttgccagtcctcttccatgggatcgtcctaacccagggatcgaacccatgtctcctgtagctgctgcactgcaagcagactctttaccactgagccacaggggaaacccTCTTACAGGGGTTGCTAAACTATAGACTATCTACCAGGCATTCCTAAGATCTAGCACAGACATTCGACCTACTGAGTGTGTGGCCCACCACAGGACATGGGAGCAGGGGTGTGAGGTGGGGAGGTGGTAGAAATATCTGATGATAGCTTGAGCGTTCTGGATCCAGAGATGCCTATAATTACTGCTCTTGGACTTTGCTGTTATGTGGGGCAATTGCTTCCTTTTTTTGCCTGAGTCAGTTTGTATTGTATTTATGTTTCTTACAAACAAATGAGTCTTGACTAATACCCCAGGGTGAAAGCTGAGCATGGTTCCAGGAAATGGCTGGAAAATTTAGTTAAAGATATAAACGCTAATAAGCAATGAGGTCTCCAGCTGCGAAGTGAGATGACAGCAAAGCGGGCGGGAGGCCAGCCAGAAACTCTGTGACTGCTGCCTGGAACCCTGGGCAAGCAATAGAGAACTTCTTAATGCAGAACATGGAATGTCCCAGAGGAGACTCGCACAGGTCCAGGCTCGTATTAGCACCATGACTTACATAGCAAGTGACTTGCTAAACTTTAGGTTAGCAACTATAAATCAGGGATAATAGCTATATTCGAGGGGGGAAGGTTCTCAAGAAATTtaattaacataatattgtactCTGTGTCAGCCGcttcatacttttaaaatagtcactttcttaaattcttctagatattatttctagatttttatatttaaaacatcatATATTTCTGGCATATTACTTAAGCTCTCTAAACATTCCCTTCCTATCTTCTCTCTCTTACAGGTTGCTATGaaggaaataaatgtgaaaaaccaCATAAAAAGCTTACTCCAGTGGCTGGCTCATAAGTGTTAAATATGAATTATACAGTAGCCATTTAGTAGTggtgggaaaacaaacaaacaggttcTGCAGCTAAACCTCTAGGTTTAAACATACTCAAACCAAAATATGTGTGggaaaccatatgattatcttccTACCTCCATTACTTAACCATCTGGAGCAGGGAATACCAAGAGCTGACCCAGTACAGACTGTCTTCATTCATCAGTAAATACTGCCTTATTGTCTATTCTATGCACATGTTCCACTAGGTTGCAAAAAAGTgggacaccacttagcgacttaTCAACAAACAACATGCACGTGCTGGGGTTTAGAAAGAATcactcagaaaaacagaaaagaggacATAGGATTTTTATCACTTTTTCAGTTGTCACAACATAAGTTTACTTTTTCCATGTATGTATCAAAGCACAAAATTGATCAGGTAAGAGttggaaataaatacaaaatgatcAGTTCAAAATGCACTAGAAACCAGATCCTTGAAGAACTGGGTGGAGAATTCACGTTTTTTGACAGAAAACTTAACAGAAAATTTTTTATAAACACAGCCACCCAAGAAGCCAAAATGCAAAGAGAAGACTGTTAAAGAGTAAATATACCTCCTTGGCTATCCTCATATACAATTAATTTCTCCCTTCTCTGAACTATGTGTGCACTTATTAATAGCATGAACTTTGGAATCTTAAGTGGCACAGACTGTCAGGCTCTCTGGTTGTACTAAGTGTGGAGGTCTGACCCTTCTAACAAGTATATGTATCTTAAGGAAAGGCATGGTCATGAGGTTTGGGGTATGTAATGGTGACAGGTGTTGGGTTCCTATCCATGGTACTAGGCACAGAGCAGGTGACTTAGGGAATGTTATTTGACTGCTTAATTTCAGCTCTTAATAATTTCTGATTggaaaactgatgtttttgagTCACATTCCATACCACAGCCCCAGAAACTAAAACATGTCATTGCACAATATTCCAGGCTTAAACCCTAGGCCTCAATTCTGGATTTTAAGGGAGTGCTGTGAaaatcttcattccttttttggttgttttcaaACACCAGCTACAAGAATCTTTGTACTTGGCCTCTAGCCCCGTGAGTTTGTTTTTGCTCCAAGCAGCTATTAGGAGACTGTGAGCCAGATCATTCTTGTCAAGGCCAAGTTGAGACCTTAAAAAGGATATCtgaggctggttttagaaacctGAAAACACGGCTAGATCCAGCTCTTAGTTCAAGAAAATCAgtttattttctacttctgttGCAACACCAATAGCATTATGATGTGCTTGTTTCCAGAGTATCTGAatgttctttttgccttttcatataggACCCAAAAGCAAACTAGACACAAAGTTATTTTTACCTTGAATTCTCTGTGCCTTAATTCTTATGTGTACATATGCCTGTGAAGATAGGGTTTGGGGCAAGCAAACTGTTTTGAGCTTTTGTAAGACTGGTATTGTGCTTCATGAATATATGGGAGCAAACTAGTTGAAGGCACTTTTAGACTTGTCATTACATGTTTCACAAATGCTTTAACTTCTTGGTAAGGCTATAAGCTTCTTAAGGAAGGGAGCTTGTCTTCTATTTGTAACTCTTAGTGGTCCCAGAGCTGTGCGCACAGCCAGGAAGCTAGAACACCATGGAATtgagtcttagtttcctgattttCATTTATGCCCACCAACTGTAGGTGTAAGGATCAATCACAGGgcttcctccaccccaccccacccccatataGTGCTTTCTGTATGCTCTTGTAAGCGCAAGGGCAGGAACTGTATTgttaccattttatcttctatgCCTAGTTTAACATGCCAGGCACATTATAGGCACTCAGttattttttgaagaaagaaaacataaatcagTGTTTTTGACCAGGAATTTAGCAATGTTTGGTCTTCAATAAGCTTTTCGGGATCAGTGTTTAATATGGTGCTAGTCAACTGTATTATTAACCACAAACTGCCTAAGGCAGTTTGAGGAAAAATAACCATTTCCAACATGAATATCCTGCTCTACTCTTTGAAAACCGCTATGAATCTTTATTGTCTTATTTGATTCTCAAAATAACCCTAGGAAGAGGACAGGCAGGGTTTGATATTGATTATGGGTTTGACAAGGGGAAtagaacttttattttcattttggagaTGAAGAAACTCAGGCTCTGAGACATGGCTAAGATGATAAACCCTGAATCTAGCTCTCCTATATTTCCATGTACAGGGCTGTTTCCACTCCAACATTCtgttttgtgggtttttgttttttttgggggggtcatTCCTTGTTTCTTAAGCAACATGCAGGACAAGCTcagagagagtgaaaagttggagCAGAAAGGGCTTTGAGGTAATAATagcagtaaacatttattgagttccttCAGCAAACCAGGAACTGTATTTTACCTGTAATTCTCAAAGCAATCTGGAAAGAGGTACTATTATTTTAATAGCACATGAGAGGGCTCTAAAGGTTTAGCCGAGGCTATTTATATTTGCCAACGCTCTCACAGCATGGAGGAAGCCTCAACTAAGTCTGACTCTAAAGGCTAAGTTTTTAATCATGACACTGGGATCTTAAAAACAAGACACCTGAGACCAGAGAGGCCAGTGATTTGCTCCCTATCTTTCAGTGAGTTCTGGGGACAGAACTAGGACAAAAACCCAAGTTGTGGTTTTCTCTTAAGGGAACGGCCATTCTTAGGGTAGAAAAGACCTTGTAAAGATCACTGTGAAgggttaactgaaaaaaaaaaccggAAACCTGACAATTTAAGATCTATTTCCACTCGCAGATAGCTGTGAGATtgggttaagaaaaaaaaaaaaaaaaaggtagaaaaacctgaacaaccCGAAGCAAGCATGAGCGTCAGCCATCGAAAGACGACCACTTAGGGTAACTGCGAAACGAGCGCGACGACCACCTACCCTACTAACACGCTTCCTGGAAAGGCGCCAGCCCAGACCCCGACTCTGCGCACGCAGCGCGCGAGACCGCCTAGCCCCGCCCCACAGAAAACGATGCCGGCCACGCCCTCGGGGGCCGCGCGCGGCTCTCGGGCCAGCCGAGCCCCGCCCCTACCTGAAAGGGCTCAGGCTCCGCCCCTGGGGGCCAGGCGCTCACAGGCAGATTTTCAAGGCCACGCGCAACGTCCAGCTGGCCCTTCAAGGCCTCAGGCACCTCCTCACACGTTGCCATTGTGTCAGGGCCAGTTCTTCAGGGCCTTAGTGGCCGTTTTGCCCCGACACGGTACTCCTACCACCTAGACCTCTTGAGCCTCGCAGAGGACGCTGGGAGTCTAGCCGTGGGGGCCCCACAGCCTCATGGGAGCGGTAGTTTTTATACCGAAGCTCACGAGTGGCTCCTCCCTCCACGCTCAGCCTTCCTTCACTTTATGGTCTGGCTCACTTTTTGCTTTGAGTCAGACGCACAGAAAGTAATACAACACCTTCTAAGGTACGGACAGAGCTTTGGGGACACAGTGAAGTCTTTGACGTTTTCCTGTGCGCCCAGGGAGGGCTTTCGCGCCGAAGCCGTTTGTCCGTGGCTGAGGGTTTGGAAGTTTTACTTggcgcggggcggggaggggcgcgcCCTACGCTGAGGTGGGGAAGGCACCCCCTGGGTCTCTGCAAACCTGAAATTTGTGGATTGGCTCCGGGGCGTGTGACGGGGACTGTGCTTGGAAGCCAGGTAGCCTGACCTGGCATCGGAAGTCTGTGTAGGGTCCGCGCGCTCCCTGACTGGAATCTCTGTTCCCTGTTGACGTCCCCTGCTCTGAGAAAACCAAGCCTGGTCCCGCAAAAGGATGCCGATAATATCAAAATTGCTGAATCCAAAGGAATACTTTGAACTTTCCCAAAGTGCGTCGACTCGACTGTTCTGCTGCTTCTATGTGAAACCCTCTCACAGATTGTGGGGGCCCCGTCCTGGGTGCCCTTGCCTTGAGCAGACCGTCTTTAGTGTCCTGTCCTCGGGCGTGACTGAAATGGGGCCGTTGTCACAGGTTTCTCTTAGGGCCCCTTTCTCACCTTCTCTAGGATTCCTCAGTGATAGCATCTACTTTTTGGCTTCAGATACTCTTATAAAAGTATTAGTGTTTCAGCTCAGCTGAAGATGGATTCCAGTGGTGGATCacttcagttcactcgctcagttctatctgactctttgctgcctgctgcagtccatggggtcgcaaagtcggacaggactgagcaactgaactggactgcagcacgccagacttccctgtccatcaccaatctgggagtctactcaaactcctgtccatcacattggtgatgccatccaaccatcttatcctctgtcattcctttctcctcccgccttcaatctttcccagcatcagggtcttttcagatgagtcagttgttcggatcaggtggccaaagtattggagtttcagcttcaacatcagtccttccatgaatattaaggactgatttcctttaaggtggactggttggatctccttgctgtccaagggactcccaagagtcttcttttgaaccacagttcaaaagcatcaattcttcggcactcagctttctttctagtccaactctcacacctatacatgactactggaaaaaccataggtttgactagatggacctttgttggcaaagtaatctctctgctttttaatatgctgtctaggttggtcatagcttttcttccaaagagcaagcatcctttgatttcatggctgcagtcaccatatgcagtgattttggagccaaaaaatagaaagtctgtcactgtttccccatctatttgccatgaagtgatgggaccaggtgccatgatcttagttctctgaatgttgagttttaagccaactttttcactctcctctttcactttcatcaagaggctctttagttcttcttcactttccgccataagggtggtgtcatctgcatatctgaggttactgatatttttcctggcaatcttgacgctgggctggatgaagcacaagctgtaatcaagattgccaggagaaatatcaataacctcagatatgcagatgacaccacccttatggcagaaagtgaagaaaaactaaagagcctcttgatgaaagtgagagaagagagtgaaaaagttggcttaaaacttaacattcagaaaactaagattgtggcatctggtcccatcacttcatggcaaatagatggggagacagtggaaacagtgagagactattttgtggggctccgaaatcactgcagatgatgattgcagccatgaaatcagaagatgcttggtccttgaaagaaaagttataaccaacctgctgctgctaagtcacttcagtcatatctgactctgtgtgaccccatagatggcagcccactaggctcctctgtccctggaattctccaggcaagaatactggagtgggttgccatttccttctccaatgcgtgaaagtgaaaagtgaaagtgaagttactcagtcgtgtccaactcttccagaccccatggactgcagcctaccaggctccctggtccatgggattttccaggcaagagtactggagtgggttgccgtctccttctccaatgaccaacctagacagcatattaaaaggcaaaaacattactttaccaacaaaggtccgtctagtcaaagctatggtttttccagtagtcatgtatagatgtaagagttggactagaaagaaagcagagtgccaaagaattgatgcttttgaactatggtgttggagaagactcttgagtgtcctttggactgcactaagatccaaccagtccattctaaaggaaatcagtcctgaatgttcattggaaggactgatgctgaagctgaaactccaatagtttggccacctgatgcaaagacctgactcatttgaaaagaccctgatgctgggtaagattgaaggcaggagaagaaggggacaacagaggatgagatggttggatggcatcacagacttaatggacatgattttgagtgagctccagtgatggacagggaggcttggcgtgctgcagtacatgaggtcgcaaagagtcggacataactgagtggctgaactgaactgaactgattctgggaaagattgagggtgggaggagaagaggactacagaggatgagataatttgATGGcttcaccgacacaatggacatgagtttgagtagactccaggaattggtgatggacagggaagtgggcgtgctgcagtccattgggtcacaaagagctggacatgactgagtgactgaactgaactgaactgaaatattcagTCTGGCAGGACTGTCATAAAGCCACACATGTCAGGTTCACTCCGAAGGTCACAGCCTGCCGCCCCAGAGGCTTCAGATGTTCTTTGGGAATAGCGCATGCAGTTATCACACAATAGATGATTACACAGTAGGTTATAAATGCCTTAGTGTTCTTGTTTGTCTTCCCAGAGGATGATTCAAATGCAAGAGGAGATCCTTATTAATAGAAATTGGAATCATCCTGAATGAGGAGTCTTAAACGCCATTGGAAGTATAGGCTTGAATGTAGTTACCTAGTAAATATTTTATCAGACTTGGCTATGCACTTGCTCTTACCTAGGAGACAGTTGCTTAAGCAATGCAGTTGGTTAGAGTATAATTAAGGATGTAAGGAAGTTTTAGGTAAAttgaacaacaaaagaaagatCACTTGTAGGTGGGAAATTTGGAGAAAGCTTCATGGAGAAGGGGTTATTTGCCATAGGCCTTGAAGAATGAATAGGATTTATGAGATTAGGAAAGGGCATTGCAGGAGAAGAAACAGTAGGAGTAGAATAAAGAGAGAAatgtgtagagaaaaggaaaatttcattttaGATGATGGCGATCAggttcatttcatttttcaggAATTGTAAGCAATGAAGGAATTTGCAAATATCCAAAGAACATGCTGTTCTTTCATTTTAAGAAACGTTGGAACACTGATTACATGCACAATGCTACCTACCAATTTGGGGAGTGTACCCACGAAAAAGATATGGTGCCCAAG is from Bos taurus isolate L1 Dominette 01449 registration number 42190680 breed Hereford chromosome 22, ARS-UCD2.0, whole genome shotgun sequence and encodes:
- the SETMAR gene encoding histone-lysine N-methyltransferase SETMAR, whose amino-acid sequence is MATCEEVPEALKGQLDVARGLENLPVSAWPPGAEPEPFQYTPDHVAGPGADADPSQITFPGCACLKTPCLPGTCSCLRHENNYDDRSCLRDIGSEAKCTEPVFECNVLCQCSERCRNRVVQWGLQFHLQVFKTDHKGWGLRTLDFIPKGRFVCEYAGEVLGISEVQRRVQLQTIHDSNYIIAIREHVYNGQVMETFVDPASIGNIGRFLNHSCEPNLLMIPVRIDSMVPKLALFAARDILPEEELSYDYSGRFLNLMHSEDKERLDNGKLRKPCYCGARSCAAFLPYDSSLYCPTEKPDTSEEGRA